From Nicotiana tabacum cultivar K326 chromosome 20, ASM71507v2, whole genome shotgun sequence, one genomic window encodes:
- the LOC107810564 gene encoding E3 ubiquitin-protein ligase At3g02290, which translates to MGSVCCCFTVSNVGENAAVSNDQNHSSCQCFSCCFQNILNTCGAVFGRAQETAVTSANQGPSSSTVVVTNNSSCNTISSQGRVLSNNAAPRQPQVQQEVAFRRQDKGTSHSRVEPEPVGDADVEITQRLLQADKLIKLDSEGGYKEGCPESPEKVNLSKLETGFQYAVSSSEDEDVCPTCLEEFTPENPKISTKCSHHYHLSCIYEWQERSEKCPVCGKLMQFQETN; encoded by the exons atgGGTTCAGTTTGTTGCTGTTTCACTGTTTCTAATGTTGGAGAGAATGCTGCTGTCTCAAATGATCAAAACCATAGCAGCTGCCAGTGTTTTAGTTGCTGCTTTCAGAACATACTTAATACG TGTGGAGCTGTATTTGGTCGAGCACAAGAAACTGCTGTGACTTCAGCTAATCAAGGCCCATCATCTTCGACTGTTGTAGTTACCAACAATAGTTCATGTAATACAATCAGTTCTCAGGGTAGAGTTTTATCAAATAATGCTGCTCCAAGACAGCCACAAGTGCAACAAGAAGTTGCATTTAGACGACAGGACAAAGGAACAAGTCATTCACGAGTTGAGCCTGAACCAGTTGGAGATGCTGATGTTGAAATAACACAAAGACTTCTACAAGCAGACAAGCTGATTAAATTAGACAGTGAAGGAGGATATAAAGAAGGTTGTCCCGAGTCCCCTGAAAAGGTAAATTTATCAAAGTTGGAGACTGGATTCCAGTATGCAGTTTCCTCATCAGAAGATGAGGATGTATGTCCAACATGCCTCGAAG AGTTTACACCAGAGAACCCCAAGATATCGACAAAATGTTCACATCATTATCACCTCAGCTGTATTTATGAGTGGCAGGAGAGAAGTGAAAAATGCCCAGTTTGTGGAAAG TTGATGCAATTCCAGGAGACAAATTAG
- the LOC107810565 gene encoding truncated transcription factor CAULIFLOWER A-like, producing MGRGKVQLRRIENKINRQVTFSKRRGGLVKKAHEISVLCDAEVALIVFSHKGKIFEYSSDSCMEQILERYERYSYTERRLLASNSESSVQENWSLEYAKLKAKIDLLQRNHKHYMGEDLDSLNLKDLQNLEQQLDTSLKLIRSRKNQLMHESISMLQKKEKAIQEENNMLSKKIKEKDNTVGQQVEWHQQNQVPTSTSFLLQPHPCLNIGGNYQEEAEEARRNELDLNLDSLYPCHMGCFAT from the exons ATGGGGAGAGGGAAAGTGCAATTAAGGCGTATAGAAAATAAGATTAACAGGCAAGTGACATTTTCAAAGAGGAGAGGAGGTTTAGTGAAGAAAGCACATGAAATTTCAGTGCTTTGTGATGCTGAAGTTGCTTTAATTGTTTTTTCTCATAAGGGAAAGATCTTTGAGTACTCTTCTGATTCTtg TATGGAACAGATTCTTGAACGATATGAGAGATACTCATACACAGAGAGACGTTTGCTTGCAAGTAATTCTGAATCTTCG GTGCAGGAAAACTGGAGCCTGGAATATGCTAAACTCAAGGCTAAGATTGATCTCCTACAAAGGAACCACAA gcattatatgggagaagATCTTGACTCATTGAACCTAAAGGACCTGCAAAACTTGGAACAACAACTTGATACTTCTCTTAAGCTTATTCGATCAAGAAAG AACCAACTCATGCATGAGTCAATCTCTATGCTACAGAAAAAG GAAAAGGCAATCCAGGAGGAGAATAACATGCTATCCAAGAAG ATTAAGGAGAAGGATAACACAGTAGGGCAGCAAGTTGAATGGCATCAGCAAAATCAAGTTCCTACTTCAACATCTTTCCTCCTACAACCACATCCATGCCTAAATATTGG AGGTAATTACCAAGAGGAAGCAGAAGAAGCAAGGAGGAATGAGCTTGACCTAAATCTTGATTCCTTGTATCCATGCCATATGGGATGCTTTGCCACATGA